The genomic region CGGTGAGCACCCGGCCTCCTACGGCTTCCCGCCCAACCACCCGCCGATGCGCTCCTTCCTCGGCGTGCCGGTGCGGATCCGCGGCACGGTCTTCGGCAACCTCTACCTCACTGAGAAGCAGGGCGCCGACCAGTTCAGCGACGCCGACACGGTCCTGGTCGAGGCGCTCGCCTCGGCGGCCGGGTTCGTCATCGACAACGCGCGCGCCTACGGACTCAGCGAGCGGCGGCGCGAGTGGCTGCAGGCCAGCGCCGAGCTCAGCGACGCCCTGCAGCCGCCGGTGGCCCGCGAAGCCGCACTCGAGCAGATCGCCTGGTCGGCCGCCTCGATGGCCCGGGCCGACGCCGCCGCGGTCGTGAGCCTGTCGGTGCCGGCCGGGGAGGCGGCGCAGGCAGCAGCCCTGGCCGACCTGCGCGAGACCCGGCGCGACGGCGGGCGCGAGGGGGAGGGCCGCGGCGTCCTGCGCAGCGTCGTGGAGGACTCCCTCGTCGCGCTCGCCGACGGCGTCGAGCCGGTGGAGGGCGACGCCGGCCACTACCGCGCGCTGGTGCTGCCGCTGCGAGCCCACCTGGCCGAGCGCACCGCGCTCGTGCTCCTCTTCGAGGGGGCCGCCCCGCTCGAGGGCGAGGAGCGTGAGCTGATGATCTCCTTCGCCGACCAGGCAGCCCTGGCGCTCGACCGGGCGCAGGCGCTGGAGGAGCGGGCCGAGCTGGCGGTGATCTCCGACCGCGAGCGGATCGCGCGCGACCTGCACGACGTGGTGATCCAGCGGCTCTTCGCCACGGGCCTGCAGCTGCAGGGCGCCCAGATGCTCGCCGGCCCCGAGATGGCCGGGCGGCTCGACAAGGCGGTGGCCGACCTCGACCTGACGATCCGCGACATCCGCGGCTCGATCTTCGAGCTGCAGCACCGCGAGCGGGCCTCGCTGCGCTCGGAGGTGCGCACGCTGGTGCGCGAGTACGTCCCGGCGCTCGGCTTCACCCCGGTCGTGCGCACCGCGGGCCCGCTCGACACCGGGGTGCCGGGTGCGGTGCGGGAGCAGCTGGTGCCGGTGCTGCGCGAGGCGCTCTCGAACGTCTCGCGCCACGCCCTCGCCGAGCAGGCCGAGATCGACCTCAGCCTCGGTGACCGGGCGCTGGTGCTGCGCGTCGACGACGACGGGGTCGGCATCCCCGAGCAGCTCGCCGAGAGCGGCCTGCGCAA from Nocardioides salarius harbors:
- a CDS encoding GAF domain-containing sensor histidine kinase, yielding MPDPSPRHPELAGSAQALLDAVVAVSSDLDLPSVLSRIVESARELTGARFGALGVVGPDGDLSEFITSGLDPHQREQIGAPPRGRGILRLLIEHPEPLRMPDLGEHPASYGFPPNHPPMRSFLGVPVRIRGTVFGNLYLTEKQGADQFSDADTVLVEALASAAGFVIDNARAYGLSERRREWLQASAELSDALQPPVAREAALEQIAWSAASMARADAAAVVSLSVPAGEAAQAAALADLRETRRDGGREGEGRGVLRSVVEDSLVALADGVEPVEGDAGHYRALVLPLRAHLAERTALVLLFEGAAPLEGEERELMISFADQAALALDRAQALEERAELAVISDRERIARDLHDVVIQRLFATGLQLQGAQMLAGPEMAGRLDKAVADLDLTIRDIRGSIFELQHRERASLRSEVRTLVREYVPALGFTPVVRTAGPLDTGVPGAVREQLVPVLREALSNVSRHALAEQAEIDLSLGDRALVLRVDDDGVGIPEQLAESGLRNARRRAAALGGSCEVSRREPHGTSFVWSVPVG